In Eretmochelys imbricata isolate rEreImb1 chromosome 4, rEreImb1.hap1, whole genome shotgun sequence, a single window of DNA contains:
- the LOC144264241 gene encoding cytosolic beta-glucosidase-like isoform X2 has protein sequence MASATTASFAPAPRGWHPEDISFPSGFAWGAATAAYQVEGGWNADGKGPNVWDTFTHQGGDRVFKNQTGDVACGSYTLWEEDLKCIKQLGLTHYRFSLSWSRLLPDGTTGFINQKGVDYYDKIIDDLLANSIVPMVTLYHFDLPQHLEDQGGWSSDAITEVFDSYAQFCFRAFGDRVKLWVTINEPYVVAKDGYEKGIVAPGIMEPGIGAYRTAHNMIKAHAKAWHSYDLLFREKQHGLVSIALNSDWAEPLDPTCLADQEATKRYMAFCLDWFAEPIFISGDYPAIMKSQISVMSTKQGYLSSRLPEFTEEEKMTIKGTADFFSLNYYTTRKVKCQKNTHSEPSVSGDREAEQIMDRSWPFAAGSSWLAVVPWGLRRLLKYIKDTYNNPIIYITENGFSQSDPAPLDDTQRWKYFRLTLQEILKGVI, from the exons gaGGCTGGAATGCAGATGGAAAGGGCCCTAATGTTTGGGACACATTCACCCATCAGGGAGGAGATCGAGTTTTCAAGAACCAGACTGGTGATGTAGCTTGTGGCAGCTACACTCTGTGGGAGGAAGATTTGAAATGTATCAAACAGCTTGGATTGACTCATTATCGCTTTTCTCTTTCCTGGTCACGTCTGTTACCTGATGGGACGACAGGTTTCATCAACCAGAAAG GAGTTGATTACTATGACAAGATCATTGATGACCTGTTGGCAAATAGCATTGTGCCCATGGTGACATTATATCACTTTGATTTACCTCAACATTTAGAAGATCAAGGTGGCTGGAGCTCTGATGCAATCACTGAGGTCTTTGACAGCTATGCACAGTTTTGCTTCAGAGCATTTGGAGACCGAGTGAAACTGTGGGTCACTATTAATGAGCCTTATGTTGTTGCTAAAGATGGCTATGAAAAAGGCATTGTGGCTCCAGGAATAATGGAACCTGGTATTGGAGCGTATCGGACAGCTCATAACATGATAAAGGCTCATGCTAAAGCCTGGCACAGTTATGATTTGTTATTTAGAGAAAAGCAACATGGGCTTGTGTCTATAGCTCTAAACTCAGATTGGGCAGAACCTTTAGATCCAACTTGTCTTGCAGATCAAGAAGCTACTAAAAGGTATATGGCCTTTTGCTTAGACTGGTTTGCTGAACCCATATTTATTAGTGGTGACTATCCGGCCATCATGAAATCCCAGATCTCTGTAATGAGTACAAAGCAAGGCTACCTATCATCAAGGCTTCCAGAATTTACCGAGGAAGAAAAGATGACGATCAAGGGAACTGCTGACTTTTTTTCCCTAAATTATTATACTACTCGCAAAGTAAAGTGCCAAAAAAATACACACAGTGAACCAAGTGTTTCTGGGGACAGAGAAGCTGAACAAATAATGGACCGTTCCTGGCCTTTTGCTGCTGGCAGCTCATGGCTGGCTGTAGTTCCCTGGGGTTTACGTAGGCTACTGAAATATATCAAG GATACATATAATAATCCTATAATTTACATCACTGAGAATGGGTTTTCCCAGAGTGACCCTGCTCCACTTGATGACACTCAGCGCTGGAAGTATTTCAGGCTGACATTACAAgaaattttaaaag